A genome region from Maylandia zebra isolate NMK-2024a linkage group LG6, Mzebra_GT3a, whole genome shotgun sequence includes the following:
- the adra2a gene encoding alpha-2A adrenergic receptor, with the protein MECAMETNQTDMKVYTLQIALPLTVLVAIMILLIVFGNVLVVIAVFTSRALRAPQNLFLVSLASADILVATLVMPFSLANELMGYWYFGGVWCEIYLALDVLFCTASIAHLCAISLDRYWSITQAIEYNLKRTPRRIKCIIFIVWVIAAVISFPPLITMKKDKNTENDYNNNNSFTNVTKPSCRINDEKWYVISSCIGSFFLPCIIMVLVYIRIYQIAKKRTRAPPGDRKRKDLPKAATVAASNQKQNGMGDDEDHDKLNGEQVIKLKEEVKRGDGAEDEKGEANGVDIEDSSSSDHHMHNPCSIKKKSTKGKPRLSQIKPGEDDVRKREPSTKGSRWKGRQNREKRFTFVLAVVIGAFVICWFPFFFTYMLKTLCLSCCVPEKLFKFFFWFGYCNSALNPIIYTIFNNDFRRSFKKILCRRDTRRYV; encoded by the coding sequence ATGGAGTGTGCTATGGAGACCAACCAGACAGACATGAAAGTTTACACCCTCCAGATTGCCCTGCCACTCACAGTGCTGGTGGCGATCATGATCCTGTTGATAGTGTTTGGTAATGTCCTGGTGGTCATAGCTGTGTTTACAAGCCGGGCCCTGCGGGCTCCCCAGAACTTATTCTTGGTGTCTCTGGCATCAGCAGACATTTTAGTGGCTACCCTTGTGATGCCTTTCTCCTTGGCCAATGAGCTCATGGGATACTGGTACTTCGGTGGAGTGTGGTGTGAGATCTATCTTGCACTTGATGTTCTCTTCTGCACTGCCTCCATTGCCCACCTTTGTGCTATCAGCTTAGACCGCTACTGGTCCATCACCCAGGCCATCGAGTACAACCTGAAAAGGACACCGCGTCGCATCAAATGCATCATCTTCATTGTGTGGGTTATTGCAGCAGTTATATCCTTCCCACCTCTAATCACCATGAAGAAAGACAAGAATACTGAAAATgattataacaataataacagtttTACTAATGTTACTAAACCTTCGTGTAGGATCAATGATGAGAAATGGTATGTCATCTCCTCCTGCATCGGGTCTTTCTTCCTCCCTTGCATCATCATGGTTCTGGTCTATATTCGGATCTACCAGATTGCCAAAAAGAGGACACGAGCACCACCCGGAGACAGAAAGCGAAAGGATCTGCCAAAGGCTGCCACCGTCGCTGCTTCCAACCAGAAGCAGAACGGCATGGGGGATGATGAGGATCACGACAAGCTGAATGGCGAACAGGTCATCAAACTGAAGGAGGAAGTGAAACGAGGCGATGGTGCAGAGGATGAGAAAGGTGAGGCCAACGGGGTGGACATTGAGGACTCATCCTCCTCTGATCATCATATGCACAATCCAtgctcaattaaaaaaaaatcgacCAAGGGGAAACCCAGACTGAGTCAAATCAAACCAGGGGAAGATGATGTCAGAAAGCGCGAGCCGAGCACCAAAGGCAGCCGCTGGAAAGGCCGTCAGAACCGAGAGAAACGCTTCACTTTCGTCCTGGCAGTGGTCATTGGAGCATTTGTGATCTGCtggtttccctttttctttacatACATGCTGAAGACACTGTGTCTGTCCTGCTGTGTCCCTGAAAAACTGTTCAAGTTTTTCTTCTGGTTCGGCTATTGCAACAGTGCACTGAACCCCATCATTTACACCATCTTCAACAACGACTTCCGGAGGTCATTCAAAAAGATTCTGTGCAGGAGGGACACTAGGAGATATGTATGA